One genomic segment of Desulforamulus reducens MI-1 includes these proteins:
- a CDS encoding prepilin peptidase, with protein MFYILKIIFITILCLGGVIKDIKTMLIPKWVTTTLFITGVGIHSYKLGFSGAINSLAGALSFAIFVFILCRLPGLINPNAIKRLGGGDYKLALGCGAWVGQENVWILMAIYTYLYALIKIVQYLLSIKRSGGRIIGNLVADLKAEVYGYGTPHREAFAPYLAAPFLLTMYALEFYNWRWF; from the coding sequence GTGTTTTATATTTTAAAAATTATTTTTATAACAATTTTATGCCTGGGTGGGGTTATTAAGGATATTAAAACTATGCTTATACCAAAATGGGTGACAACAACCTTGTTTATTACAGGCGTAGGGATACATTCATATAAACTAGGTTTTTCAGGAGCCATTAACTCCTTGGCAGGGGCATTGTCCTTTGCCATCTTTGTTTTTATCTTATGCCGCCTACCTGGACTTATTAATCCCAACGCCATTAAAAGACTTGGTGGCGGAGACTATAAACTTGCCTTAGGTTGTGGAGCTTGGGTAGGCCAAGAGAATGTATGGATACTAATGGCCATCTATACATATCTTTATGCCCTCATCAAAATAGTACAGTATTTACTTTCGATCAAAAGATCCGGTGGAAGAATCATTGGAAATTTAGTAGCAGATTTAAAAGCTGAGGTCTATGGTTATGGGACACCCCACCGAGAGGCCTTTGCACCTTACTTGGCTGCCCCCTTTCTACTAACCATGTATGCATTGGAATTTTACAACTGGAGGTGGTTCTGA